The following coding sequences lie in one Candidatus Nitrospira allomarina genomic window:
- a CDS encoding MotE family protein translates to MSKKFSVQPMHHLDHQPNNGAFNMARDGGPAGIERNEGRSGETRHLLVSRYTAHTSRFPLRASQTQERGWRQFSTLLSRTMLPSRSPIVWWVLAMILWATTVGSVQETPEVGTTDSFENQAVENELNEEAPSAETTLLEQLQSRLKEVEERERALQQREERLMALQQDLEALAARQTKEGKRLVGEASSLAEEQRRYVEQDPALIHLIKIYESMDPEEAALRIAEMREGLALDILASIKDKKAAGVLAGVEPVKAARLSEGLRRYRDIKLQQRTDSQTKK, encoded by the coding sequence ATGTCAAAAAAATTCTCTGTTCAGCCTATGCATCATCTTGACCATCAACCCAACAATGGAGCCTTCAACATGGCTCGGGATGGAGGCCCGGCGGGGATCGAAAGGAATGAGGGGAGGTCAGGCGAAACGAGGCATCTTTTGGTTTCACGCTATACGGCTCACACCTCCCGTTTCCCGCTTCGCGCTTCACAGACCCAGGAACGCGGCTGGCGGCAATTTTCAACACTCCTGAGTAGAACAATGTTGCCTAGTCGATCACCCATTGTGTGGTGGGTGTTGGCCATGATCTTGTGGGCAACCACGGTCGGGTCCGTTCAAGAAACCCCGGAGGTGGGAACAACGGATTCATTTGAAAATCAAGCAGTTGAAAATGAGTTGAATGAGGAAGCGCCCAGTGCAGAAACCACATTATTGGAACAACTGCAATCGCGTCTCAAAGAGGTGGAAGAGAGGGAACGTGCTTTGCAACAACGTGAAGAACGGCTCATGGCACTCCAGCAGGACTTAGAGGCGCTGGCTGCACGACAAACCAAAGAGGGGAAACGGTTAGTGGGAGAGGCCTCTTCGCTAGCAGAAGAACAACGACGATATGTGGAACAGGATCCGGCGTTAATCCATTTAATCAAAATCTATGAATCCATGGATCCCGAAGAAGCGGCGTTGCGAATCGCAGAAATGCGGGAAGGGTTAGCCCTGGATATTTTGGCATCGATCAAAGACAAAAAAGCCGCCGGGGTGTTAGCCGGAGTCGAACCGGTGAAAGCGGCTAGGTTATCTGAAGGCCTCCGGCGATATCGGGACATTAAGCTGCAACAACGCACTGATTCTCAAACCAAGAAATAA
- a CDS encoding flagellar hook assembly protein FlgD translates to MDPITATQSRTNVTANAGVQEAVSTLGSDVFLRLLVTQLQSQDPTNPLQNEDFVAQLAQFTTLEQTTSTNKLLERLIAQDTQRTQLDLVNLIGRTVVSQGDTVSLGKDDEATLAYALSGTATRVNIEVLGPNQEVIRKLTSTDFEKPGAHQVQWDGLNEAGDRVPEGVYQFRVKAEDANKQPVSNFTFSRERVGNIVFGTESPVVLQSGRTLHTEDIISIL, encoded by the coding sequence ATGGATCCGATTACCGCAACACAATCCAGAACGAACGTCACAGCCAATGCCGGTGTTCAAGAGGCGGTATCGACGCTCGGGTCCGATGTCTTTCTTCGCTTGTTAGTCACGCAGTTGCAAAGTCAGGATCCCACCAACCCGCTTCAAAATGAGGATTTTGTGGCGCAGTTAGCCCAGTTCACCACGTTGGAGCAAACCACGAGTACCAATAAACTCCTGGAACGGTTGATCGCCCAGGATACACAACGGACACAACTGGATTTGGTAAATTTGATTGGACGGACCGTGGTCAGTCAAGGCGATACGGTGAGTCTTGGAAAGGATGATGAGGCTACTCTGGCCTATGCGCTGAGTGGAACGGCCACCCGTGTGAATATTGAAGTCCTTGGTCCGAATCAAGAAGTCATCAGGAAACTCACATCCACGGACTTTGAAAAACCAGGTGCCCATCAGGTTCAATGGGATGGGCTAAATGAGGCGGGAGACCGGGTCCCCGAAGGCGTGTATCAGTTCAGAGTTAAAGCCGAAGATGCTAATAAGCAGCCAGTTTCGAACTTTACGTTTTCGCGTGAACGGGTCGGGAATATTGTTTTTGGGACGGAGAGTCCGGTGGTTCTGCAAAGCGGGAGAACCTTACACACTGAAGATATTATCTCCATATTATAA
- a CDS encoding flagellar hook protein FlgE: protein MGITSAFFSATSGINATSRALTEIGNNIANAQTIGFKTRTVSFGDLFGANLGLGGASSALVEGRGVRVLGVDPSFTQGSLQTTSNALDLAIDGDGFFQVSDASGNPFFSRAGQFNVDANGYIVSPAGLRLQGYQADAVGNINVGSTGDLVLTTQQQIGSPTVDVSMSGNIDATEPIISPTTAQLLADPSNPSTSQFSTGVRVYDSFGVGHDVTVYFAKTANNTWEYNVIANQSEVTVPPANENVTTGNALVAQGTLTFNSNGLLLTESDPAGHAISFNNGSTAPQTIIFDFGTSITTDGGTGTDGMLQQGAASVLLTLSQDGFANGTLSSTSISEDGLIQGRFSNGTTRNLGQVALTRFINPDGLQPIGKNLFIQSGDSGTPLVGTPGLGSFGKVISSTLEASNVDLGEELVNMIIMQRGFQANSRIITTTNDLLGELVNLAR, encoded by the coding sequence ATGGGAATTACCTCAGCATTTTTTTCAGCCACGAGTGGAATTAACGCGACCAGCCGGGCGCTCACTGAAATCGGCAACAATATTGCGAATGCCCAAACCATAGGATTCAAGACCCGGACCGTATCCTTCGGTGATTTGTTTGGGGCGAATTTGGGCCTTGGAGGGGCATCGTCTGCATTAGTGGAGGGGCGGGGCGTACGCGTCCTGGGCGTTGATCCCAGTTTTACCCAGGGGTCGCTTCAAACAACCTCAAATGCGTTGGACTTGGCTATCGATGGTGACGGGTTTTTTCAGGTGAGTGATGCCTCGGGCAATCCTTTTTTCTCGCGTGCGGGGCAATTCAATGTTGACGCGAACGGCTATATTGTGAGTCCGGCCGGATTGCGACTTCAAGGATACCAGGCTGATGCGGTGGGAAATATAAATGTGGGAAGCACCGGGGACTTGGTTCTTACGACACAGCAACAAATTGGGTCGCCCACCGTCGATGTGAGCATGAGTGGAAATATTGATGCAACGGAACCAATCATTTCCCCCACAACAGCTCAACTCCTGGCCGATCCGTCAAATCCTTCAACTTCTCAGTTCAGCACTGGAGTTCGAGTGTATGATTCATTTGGTGTGGGGCATGATGTGACCGTATATTTTGCTAAAACAGCCAATAATACTTGGGAATATAATGTAATTGCGAATCAAAGTGAAGTCACGGTTCCTCCAGCAAATGAAAATGTCACGACTGGCAATGCCTTAGTAGCACAAGGAACTCTGACGTTTAATTCAAATGGTTTATTGTTGACAGAAAGTGATCCTGCTGGGCATGCGATTTCATTTAACAATGGATCCACTGCGCCGCAAACAATCATTTTTGATTTTGGAACAAGTATTACCACTGACGGTGGAACGGGAACTGATGGCATGTTGCAGCAAGGAGCTGCCTCCGTACTCTTAACCCTATCACAAGACGGGTTTGCGAATGGGACTCTTTCGAGCACGTCAATTTCTGAAGATGGATTGATTCAGGGACGGTTTTCCAACGGAACAACTCGCAACCTAGGGCAGGTGGCCCTGACACGTTTCATCAATCCTGATGGTCTGCAACCTATTGGAAAGAATTTGTTTATTCAATCCGGTGATTCCGGTACTCCCTTGGTAGGAACTCCAGGCTTGGGGTCATTTGGAAAAGTGATTTCGAGTACCTTGGAAGCCTCCAATGTGGATTTGGGTGAGGAATTAGTGAACATGATTATCATGCAGCGTGGCTTCCAAGCCAATTCCCGAATCATCACCACGACCAATGACCTCCTGGGAGAACTTGTGAACCTGGCCCGTTAG
- a CDS encoding flagellar basal body-associated FliL family protein encodes MAEEGDKGEAPVKAGAGKKMLLIIIAGVLLLGGGGGAAWYFMSGQEEKPAEHDEHAKVETGHEEPGPVMELEPFLLNLADREELRFLKVSIKLELDRPEEKTDFQHKIPAIRDALLVLLSSKESQLLRTVNGKRRVREEIMTRVNGVMSKGRVANVYFTDFIIQ; translated from the coding sequence ATGGCTGAAGAGGGTGACAAAGGGGAAGCCCCCGTTAAAGCCGGGGCCGGAAAAAAAATGCTGTTGATCATTATCGCGGGCGTTCTTCTTCTCGGTGGAGGGGGAGGCGCAGCCTGGTATTTCATGAGTGGGCAAGAGGAGAAGCCCGCCGAGCACGACGAACATGCCAAAGTCGAGACAGGTCATGAAGAGCCCGGGCCGGTGATGGAGTTAGAGCCCTTTCTGTTGAATTTAGCGGACCGGGAGGAGCTGCGATTTTTAAAGGTAAGTATCAAACTCGAGTTAGACCGGCCTGAAGAAAAAACGGATTTTCAACACAAAATCCCGGCCATTCGTGACGCGTTGCTGGTGTTATTGAGCAGTAAAGAATCGCAATTACTCAGAACAGTGAACGGAAAGCGCCGGGTGCGAGAAGAAATCATGACACGGGTGAACGGCGTCATGAGTAAAGGGAGAGTCGCGAATGTGTATTTTACTGATTTTATTATTCAGTAG
- the fliM gene encoding flagellar motor switch protein FliM, with protein sequence MPRPNMEKILSQDEVDALLRGVSDGAVETEPEDPVGAELEDGPVPYDLGNQEWVVRGRMPTLDVIHQQFSRGFRLSLSEVLRKTAEVTVTNQTVMKFGEFTKRLPIPAYLQIISMEPLRGLAMIATDAATVYLLVDHFFGGTGQTHVKPEGQDFTIIEQRVMKKFMLMGLGNLQRAWDPVQKLLVNAVRVEMNPQLAAIVLPADIVIVVTLGIELGNSVGDLHLCLPYAMLEPIRERLQVSFQGDSFETDHGWLKRFSARLKEAYVTLSVCLGETEISVEELMQFSPGDVIGLNQGTTQLLTATVEGVPKFLGSPGTTKGMQSFQIKDIILTRE encoded by the coding sequence GTGCCACGTCCCAACATGGAAAAAATTCTTAGTCAGGATGAAGTTGATGCCCTTCTTCGGGGCGTGTCCGACGGTGCCGTGGAGACGGAACCTGAAGACCCGGTAGGTGCCGAACTAGAGGACGGACCGGTTCCGTATGATTTGGGGAATCAGGAATGGGTCGTTCGCGGGCGAATGCCGACCCTGGATGTGATTCATCAGCAATTTTCGCGTGGGTTCCGTCTCTCTTTGAGCGAGGTGCTTCGTAAGACCGCCGAGGTGACGGTCACGAACCAAACGGTGATGAAGTTCGGGGAGTTCACCAAACGTCTTCCTATTCCGGCCTACCTCCAGATTATCTCCATGGAGCCTCTTCGTGGCTTAGCGATGATCGCCACGGATGCGGCGACGGTCTATTTGCTGGTTGATCATTTTTTCGGAGGAACCGGACAGACCCATGTAAAGCCGGAAGGGCAGGATTTTACCATCATTGAGCAGCGCGTGATGAAGAAGTTCATGCTGATGGGATTGGGAAATCTCCAAAGGGCCTGGGACCCTGTCCAAAAACTCCTCGTCAATGCGGTTCGGGTAGAAATGAATCCTCAGTTGGCTGCCATTGTGTTGCCGGCGGATATCGTTATTGTGGTCACCCTGGGCATCGAATTGGGCAATTCGGTGGGGGATCTCCACCTCTGTCTTCCCTATGCGATGTTGGAACCGATTCGAGAACGGTTGCAGGTGAGTTTCCAGGGAGACTCGTTTGAAACGGATCATGGCTGGTTGAAACGATTTTCAGCCAGACTGAAGGAAGCCTATGTCACCCTGTCTGTGTGTTTGGGAGAAACGGAAATCTCGGTGGAGGAATTGATGCAATTTTCACCGGGCGATGTAATCGGCTTGAATCAAGGGACCACCCAGCTCCTCACAGCCACAGTGGAAGGGGTGCCAAAGTTTCTTGGTTCTCCGGGAACGACAAAGGGCATGCAATCATTTCAGATTAAGGACATCATTCTGACGAGGGAGTAA
- the fliN gene encoding flagellar motor switch protein FliN, with protein sequence MSEDDNIDMDTFDAEKEMMEALAQEAAAKEQNAGAKKQEVAASSSSQTPQLRTSHDQNLNRILDIPLVLSAQLGNTRMLIKDLLQLGPGSIVELDKLAGEPLEVLVNERLVARGEVVMVNEKFGIRLTDVISPTERVNKLR encoded by the coding sequence ATGAGTGAAGACGACAACATCGACATGGACACGTTTGATGCTGAGAAGGAAATGATGGAGGCGTTAGCGCAGGAAGCCGCTGCGAAAGAACAGAATGCTGGAGCGAAAAAGCAGGAGGTGGCGGCGAGTAGCAGCAGTCAAACGCCACAATTGCGTACGTCTCACGATCAGAACTTAAATCGTATCTTAGATATTCCGTTGGTGCTCTCTGCGCAACTGGGCAATACCCGCATGCTGATTAAGGACTTATTGCAGTTAGGACCGGGTTCCATTGTTGAATTGGATAAACTGGCCGGTGAACCGTTGGAAGTGTTGGTGAATGAACGGTTAGTCGCGCGTGGTGAGGTGGTGATGGTGAATGAGAAATTCGGCATCCGTCTCACCGATGTGATTAGCCCGACCGAGCGTGTGAATAAACTTCGATAA
- a CDS encoding flagellar biosynthetic protein FliO — MDLTHEALKMAGTLALVVLILLGGLAWVRRTFGELPGKSGDPVMRILGGLRVGTGKHIMLVEVAGEVLVLGTTAREMTLLTTVADADRIDRLRSIGNPIVGPLGAWLGQWTRQAFEKSERGSVTSEPSIRMSKSVTRVRGGERS; from the coding sequence ATGGATCTTACCCATGAAGCGCTCAAAATGGCGGGCACCCTGGCCCTGGTGGTCCTGATCCTTCTTGGAGGATTAGCCTGGGTTCGGCGCACATTCGGGGAATTGCCGGGAAAGAGCGGCGATCCGGTGATGCGCATTTTAGGCGGACTCCGGGTCGGGACGGGAAAGCATATCATGCTCGTGGAGGTGGCCGGAGAAGTGTTGGTGTTGGGGACGACGGCCCGAGAGATGACGTTGCTGACGACCGTTGCGGATGCCGACCGGATTGATCGGCTCCGCTCCATTGGGAATCCGATCGTCGGGCCGCTAGGTGCCTGGTTGGGGCAATGGACCAGACAGGCATTTGAGAAGTCCGAGCGAGGATCGGTGACCTCCGAACCGTCCATCCGAATGTCCAAAAGCGTCACACGGGTGAGGGGAGGAGAGAGGTCGTGA